Below is a window of Streptomyces sp. ITFR-16 DNA.
CGGCAGGACCTCCGCGTCCTGGGTCGGCGGCGCCTCGCTGGTGACGTTCAAGGACAGCGGGCACAAGGCGGCGGCCCAGGAGTTCACGAAGTACCTGACCACGCCCGAGATGCAGGCGCACTGGTACGAGACCTCCAAGGCGCTGCCCGCCAACAAGGCCGCCTGGGACCTGCCCGCGCTCAAGAACGGCGGTGACTCCCTGGCCGTCTTCAAGGAGTCGCTCGCCACCGCGAAGGACATCCCGCCGATGTCCAAGTGGGAGGAGTTCGCGGCCCAGATGGACAGCGCCCTGGAGAAGGTCGCCACGGGCACCGCCCCCGCCGCCGCTGCGGCGAAGCTCCAGAAGGCCACCGGGAACGTGGTGGACTGAGCCGCCCGCACCCACCGACGGAGGGGGCCTCCCGGCGCCTCAGAGCCGGAAGATCCCGTACCCGAAGCCCTCCGCCCGGATCCGGCCCGCGCGCACCGTGACACCCGAGACCTCCAGCGGCGTGGCGGTGTCCGCCGGGGCCGCCGCCTCCCCGGGCTCGCTGCGGGGGTTGACCACCACCAGGTAGCGCCCGCCCCGCACATGGACCAGGGGGTAGCCGGCGTGCAGGACCTCCGTGCTCCCCGCGGGCCCCAGCTCCGGGGTCTCCTTGCGCAGGGCGATCAGCCGTCGGACCAGGTGCAGCAGCGATCCGGTGTCGGCGCGCTGCGCGGCGACCGTCGGGCGGCCCGGGTCCGGGTCGACGGGCAGGTAGAGCGCGTCGGCCGGGGCCGTGGAGAACCCGGCGTTGGGCGAGTCGTCCCACTGCATGGGCGTACGGGAGCCGGCGCGGTTGTAGCGCGGGCCGAGCCGGCTGCCCTCGCGCTCCGGCAGCCCGGGGACGTACCGCATGCCGATCTCGTCCCCGTAGTAGATCGCCGGCAGCGTCGGCCAGGTGAGCTGGAACGCGAAGGCCGCCGGGAGCTGTTCGGCGGTGCGCGGCCCGCACGCGAGCCGGGAGAAGTCGTGGTTGGCGGTGGGCAGCACGATGAGCCCGGCGTCTGCGATGGTCTCGGTGGCCCGGCGCCAGCCGTCCAGGAAGGTCCCCGGGGAGCCCTGGCCGCCGGCGTCGAAGTAGGGGGCCCGCGGCTCCCACTGCTCGCTGACCGTGCCCTCGAAGTTGTTCCACAGCGAGCGCAGCGCCAGACCGTCGTCCTCGGCGCCGAACTGCAGGAAGAAGTCCGCGTGGAAGCCCGCCGGTACGGAGACCGCCGGGTCGCCCCACTCCGACAGCAGCGCCGCGTGGGGGTGCTCGGCGTCGAGCCGGGCGCGCAGTTCGCGCCAGAGCCCGACGGTCTCGGCGTGGCCCGGGTCGTCCTTGACCAGCGAGGCGGCCATGTCCACGCGGAAGCCGGACAGGCCGAGGGACAGCCAGTGGTCCATGATCTCGTACAGGGCCTGCCGGTTGGCGCGCGGGCCCTCGGCGTCGACGGGCTGCCGCCACGGCTCGGCCGGGTCCATGCGCGCGTAGCCGAAGTTGAGAGCGGGCTGCGACTCGAAGAAGTTCGGCTTGTAGAAGCCGGGGCGGGTTCCGGGCGAGGCGACGAAACCCTCCGGCCGCTCGCCGGGACCGGCCCAGATGTAGCGGTGGTCGCCGGGGTCGCCGGCCGAGGCGGTGAACCAGGGGTGCCGGTCCGAGGTGTGCCCCGCCACCAGGTCCAGGAGGAC
It encodes the following:
- a CDS encoding alpha-amylase family glycosyl hydrolase — protein: MTSSRPAREWLADAVLYQIYPQSFADSDGDGIGDFAGIEARLDHLAWLGVNTVWFNPCFASPFDDAGYDVSDYFTVAPRYGTNDDLARLVEAAGRRGIRVLLDLVAGHTSDRHPWFTASAGDPGDHRYIWAGPGERPEGFVASPGTRPGFYKPNFFESQPALNFGYARMDPAEPWRQPVDAEGPRANRQALYEIMDHWLSLGLSGFRVDMAASLVKDDPGHAETVGLWRELRARLDAEHPHAALLSEWGDPAVSVPAGFHADFFLQFGAEDDGLALRSLWNNFEGTVSEQWEPRAPYFDAGGQGSPGTFLDGWRRATETIADAGLIVLPTANHDFSRLACGPRTAEQLPAAFAFQLTWPTLPAIYYGDEIGMRYVPGLPEREGSRLGPRYNRAGSRTPMQWDDSPNAGFSTAPADALYLPVDPDPGRPTVAAQRADTGSLLHLVRRLIALRKETPELGPAGSTEVLHAGYPLVHVRGGRYLVVVNPRSEPGEAAAPADTATPLEVSGVTVRAGRIRAEGFGYGIFRL